The following are encoded together in the Planctomycetota bacterium genome:
- a CDS encoding sodium-translocating pyrophosphatase, with translation MNRLRRSLNLIATFALLALFATPAFAGEADLKVPSVDLANFKFGSSVIQGNYLMMMGLLVCVLAGIFGWYQYGQTKRLPVHKSMADVSNIIWETCKSYLWQQGKFLALLWILIGACIFYYFGYLEHKDAFSIFVILSASVLGILGSYGVAWFGIRINTIANSRTAFASLKGQGLPVLAIPLRSGMSVGLLLVSVELFFMIMILKYLPTALVGPAFIGFAIGESLGASALRICGGIFTKIADIGADLMKIVFKLPEDDPKNPGVIADCTGDNAGDSVGPTADGFETYGVTGVALIAFLALAIGDSNGQLGQTICAKLIVWLFAMRALMIVTSLLSYFINEIMCSARFGTKKDFDEEAPLTSLVWITSIVSIGVTFLASWALLGQFSETVVLGEQAAVAVNSSGQAVVGTVVDTATYSYSSLWWILSVIISLGTVAGALIPEFTKVFTSTNSRHVKEVVQASAQGGASLNVLSGFVAGNFSAFWKGLVLASLMALGWWASNNPDIQHLMPAKYDFAAPIFAFGLIAFGFLGMGPVTIAVDSFGPVTDNAQSVFELSQIEKIPNIREEVKRDFGFEPSFENAKHLLEKGDGAGNTFKATAKPVLIGTAVVGATTMVFGIILMLDKLYGDVVSKLSIVRPEILLGLLVGGSVIYWFTGASTQAVVTGAYRAVVFIKENINLEKATASIEDSKEVVRICTVYAQKGMFNIFIVVFCMSLALPFFNPYFFIGYLVAIAFFGFFQAIFMANAGGSWDNAKKIVEVDMRMKGTDLHAATVVGDTVGDPFKDTSSVSLNPVIKFTTLFGLLAVEIAVQEQVQPYKNWIGGVFFVIALIFVYRSFYSMRIPTDVKKA, from the coding sequence ATGAACCGACTCCGCCGGAGCCTGAACCTGATCGCCACTTTCGCGCTGCTTGCCCTGTTCGCCACCCCCGCATTCGCCGGTGAGGCGGACCTGAAGGTGCCCTCCGTCGACCTTGCCAACTTCAAGTTCGGCAGCTCGGTAATCCAAGGCAACTACCTGATGATGATGGGCCTGCTGGTCTGCGTTCTGGCGGGCATCTTCGGCTGGTACCAGTATGGCCAGACCAAGAGGCTTCCGGTGCACAAGAGCATGGCGGATGTCTCCAACATCATCTGGGAGACCTGCAAGAGCTACCTCTGGCAGCAGGGCAAGTTCCTGGCCCTGCTCTGGATCCTCATCGGCGCCTGCATTTTCTACTACTTCGGCTACCTCGAGCACAAGGATGCCTTCTCGATCTTCGTGATTCTTTCCGCCAGCGTGCTGGGCATTCTCGGCTCTTACGGCGTGGCTTGGTTCGGCATCCGCATCAACACCATCGCCAACAGCCGCACCGCTTTCGCCAGTCTGAAGGGCCAGGGCCTGCCGGTGCTTGCGATTCCTTTGCGCAGCGGCATGAGCGTCGGTTTGCTGCTGGTCAGCGTCGAACTGTTCTTCATGATCATGATTCTGAAGTACCTGCCGACCGCCCTGGTGGGCCCGGCGTTCATCGGCTTCGCCATCGGCGAGAGTCTGGGCGCCAGCGCACTTCGCATCTGCGGCGGCATCTTCACCAAGATCGCTGACATCGGCGCCGATCTCATGAAGATCGTCTTCAAGCTTCCCGAGGATGATCCGAAGAACCCCGGCGTCATCGCGGACTGCACCGGCGACAACGCGGGCGACTCGGTCGGCCCGACCGCTGACGGTTTCGAAACCTACGGCGTCACCGGCGTGGCGCTGATCGCCTTCCTGGCCTTGGCCATCGGCGACAGCAACGGCCAGCTGGGACAGACCATCTGCGCCAAGCTCATCGTGTGGCTCTTCGCCATGCGGGCCTTGATGATCGTGACCAGCTTGCTGAGCTACTTCATCAATGAAATCATGTGCTCCGCACGCTTCGGCACCAAGAAGGATTTCGATGAGGAAGCCCCGCTGACCAGCCTGGTGTGGATCACCTCGATCGTCTCGATCGGCGTGACCTTCCTCGCCAGCTGGGCCCTGCTTGGCCAGTTCAGCGAGACAGTGGTCCTGGGCGAACAGGCCGCGGTTGCGGTCAACAGTTCCGGCCAGGCCGTCGTCGGCACCGTGGTCGACACCGCCACCTACAGCTACTCCAGCCTGTGGTGGATTCTTTCGGTGATCATCAGCCTCGGCACCGTCGCCGGCGCCCTGATCCCCGAGTTCACCAAGGTCTTCACCAGCACCAACAGCCGGCACGTCAAGGAAGTGGTTCAGGCCAGCGCCCAGGGCGGCGCCAGCTTGAACGTGCTCTCCGGTTTCGTGGCGGGCAACTTCTCCGCGTTCTGGAAGGGTCTGGTCCTCGCGTCGCTCATGGCCCTGGGCTGGTGGGCGAGCAACAACCCGGACATCCAGCACCTGATGCCGGCGAAGTATGACTTCGCGGCTCCGATCTTTGCCTTCGGTCTCATCGCCTTCGGATTCCTGGGCATGGGTCCGGTCACGATCGCGGTGGACAGCTTCGGTCCGGTCACCGACAACGCCCAGAGCGTCTTCGAGCTGAGCCAGATCGAGAAGATTCCCAACATCCGCGAGGAAGTGAAGCGCGACTTCGGCTTCGAGCCGAGCTTCGAGAACGCCAAGCACCTTCTTGAGAAGGGCGACGGCGCCGGCAACACCTTCAAGGCCACCGCCAAGCCCGTGCTCATCGGCACCGCGGTGGTCGGTGCAACCACGATGGTGTTCGGCATCATCCTGATGCTCGACAAGCTCTATGGCGACGTGGTGAGCAAGCTCTCCATCGTGCGGCCGGAAATCCTGCTGGGACTCCTGGTCGGCGGCTCGGTGATCTACTGGTTCACCGGTGCCAGCACCCAGGCCGTGGTGACGGGCGCCTACCGCGCCGTGGTCTTCATCAAGGAGAACATCAACCTCGAGAAGGCCACCGCCAGCATCGAGGACAGCAAGGAAGTCGTCCGCATCTGCACGGTCTACGCCCAGAAGGGCATGTTCAACATCTTCATCGTGGTGTTTTGCATGTCCCTGGCCCTGCCCTTCTTCAATCCCTACTTCTTCATCGGCTACCTGGTGGCCATCGCGTTCTTCGGATTCTTCCAGGCGATCTTCATGGCCAACGCCGGCGGATCCTGGGACAACGCCAAGAAGATCGTGGAAGTGGACATGCGCATGAAGGGCACTGACCTTCACGCGGCGACCGTGGTCGGCGACACCGTTGGCGATCCCTTCAAGGACACCAGCTCCGTCAGCCTCAACCCGGTCATCAAGTTCACCACGCTGTTCGGTCTGCTCGCGGTGGAAATCGCGGTGCAGGAGCAGGTGCAGCCCTACAAGAACTGGATCGGCGGCGTGTTCTTCGTCATCGCGCTGATCTTCGTCTATCGCAGCTTCTACAGCATGCGGATCCCGACGGATGTGAAGAAGGCTTAG
- a CDS encoding class I SAM-dependent methyltransferase, producing the protein MFANRLAKRLRQLRKWAAKAEIDAFRLYERDIPEYPAVVDWYGGEVVAWLHPRTKDETEAQQDIHEAHCIEEICSALEIPREKLFVKERRRQKNRREGAEEGQGQYQKVAAQSALRVMREQGLRFEVNLSDYLDTGLFLDHRTTRDMVRQRSKGLRVLNLFAYTGSFTCYAIDGGAVATTTVDMSATYQAWALRNLRLNGWDAGTTHRLVEADCLAWLDKGPKSGECYDLIVCDPPTFSNSKKMEASSFSIDRDWPGLLGSLPAWLSESGTIWFSSNSRKIELEPGRLPAGFAARDLSKRSHAFEFREGCGHRLWMIARQATFDSWQAKRGK; encoded by the coding sequence ATGTTTGCCAATCGGCTGGCCAAAAGGCTGCGGCAACTCAGGAAGTGGGCGGCCAAGGCGGAGATCGACGCCTTTCGGCTCTATGAACGGGACATCCCCGAGTACCCCGCGGTGGTCGACTGGTATGGCGGCGAAGTGGTGGCATGGCTCCACCCCCGCACCAAGGATGAGACCGAGGCTCAGCAGGACATTCACGAGGCCCATTGCATTGAGGAGATCTGCTCGGCTCTGGAAATCCCGCGGGAGAAACTTTTCGTGAAGGAAAGGCGGCGGCAGAAGAACCGCCGCGAGGGCGCCGAGGAGGGGCAGGGGCAGTACCAGAAAGTCGCCGCCCAAAGCGCGCTGCGGGTGATGCGCGAGCAGGGGCTTCGCTTCGAAGTGAACCTGAGCGACTATCTGGACACCGGCTTATTCCTCGATCACCGCACCACTCGCGACATGGTTCGGCAGCGATCCAAGGGGCTGCGCGTGCTGAATCTCTTCGCCTACACCGGAAGCTTCACCTGCTATGCGATCGATGGCGGAGCGGTGGCCACGACCACGGTGGACATGAGCGCCACCTACCAGGCGTGGGCGCTTCGCAATCTGCGGCTCAACGGTTGGGACGCCGGCACGACCCACCGTCTGGTCGAGGCCGACTGTCTGGCGTGGCTGGACAAGGGACCGAAGTCGGGCGAGTGCTATGACCTGATCGTCTGCGACCCGCCGACATTTTCAAATTCGAAAAAGATGGAGGCCTCCAGCTTCAGCATCGATCGCGACTGGCCGGGGCTCCTCGGCAGTCTGCCCGCGTGGCTCTCTGAAAGCGGGACGATCTGGTTCAGCAGCAACTCGCGCAAGATCGAACTCGAACCGGGCCGGCTGCCCGCGGGATTCGCGGCGCGCGACCTGTCCAAGCGATCGCACGCCTTCGAGTTCCGCGAAGGATGCGGGCACCGGCTTTGGATGATCGCGCGTCAGGCCACCTTCGATTCGTGGCAGGCGAAGCGCGGCAAATGA